The following are from one region of the Vicugna pacos chromosome 9, VicPac4, whole genome shotgun sequence genome:
- the BTBD8 gene encoding BTB/POZ domain-containing protein 8 isoform X3, with amino-acid sequence MYDLEPASELGEDLLKLYVKHCCPDIDVHVDGKNFKAHRAILSARSSYFAAMLSGCWAESSQEHITLQGISHVEMNVMMHFMYGGTLDFPDKANVGQILSMADMYGLEGLKEVAIYILRRDYCNFFQKPVPRRLASVLECLIIAHSVGVESLFADCMKWIVKHFARFWSERSFASVPPEIQKSCLNMLIQSLNDKNAAFLLMESDRLIGSLPRVKWTDAALAMASQLQEECIAFITGNFPKIIQSENFAVLLQSQAMSSTADLLEKILKAIEGNITTENSCSLLMALDTLLSSDSTKEMGFTCKIQALRDKLWIFLVQSFYAVRHTESWKLMSTDDQQKIQAAAFDKGDDRRLGKKPVFSSSQQRRQVSDSGVVKNKPWRGSNEKGYRSYPSTDQKMKSDGLGASGHSSSTHRNSISKTSKHDDLKEKDGTKIAPKSTKESKTVGKSAAGKPKATIRPQTENGDNAKSANMSPRQAVERPATAAANGQKKPVNGTGVRNQEGPITGARPKAAAGNASVPAKAKPPKKATGKGAPSLGPAGPSGRSANPRVELPTSTDCLDEPKANGSIEEKPSGHRLPFCEAPAQTAQSSGEGSTTSAAAVKSQPVSKVTNGTSNRKSVHEQETNITNSVLRKVTSKGCSDPVPQALLKKRGNGSGCAAAQTRTKNTPPNLAKTQGSQGGSLHSVKSSVSSRQSDENVTKLDHSTTTDKQTPKRKIVKQGQTAVPKMNAKIVAMPKNPNQSKKGETSNNKDSKQKTLPGQVILKTQPSSQKPLKSEPSVVQRSVPRDVRGDNSTGTVPEQKPHEPAMNPAADISGTEAFPSCRPDPQKPLNKQEKQKLVLECQNTSNQDKSMKHELESKQIPSDKCETNFSGHKETDHCNTAKMQCHSDESDNVDPKLHSTTALKSMISKPDENSLNSNPVYDLDSTNVEQIHSVSDREKQVGRKDTDKKLNINCGESILPCVPEKTNGTLNSDQDDRKSKIHAEEQTTPSQLSDDSDMTEGKHATVDSNTSSSCFLEQIPGKNSPKDMETTGTPENHGTPEAPFMSHWNLSASVLHQRESPESDTGSATTSSDDIKPRSEDYDAGGSQDDDGSNDRGISKCGTVLCHDFLGRSSSDTSTPEELKIYDSNLRIEVKMKKQSSNDLFQVNSTSEDEIPRKKPEIWSRSTVVHPRVRETIPRGSVQFVQEGDQVSSSADETEDERSEAENVAETFSTSNPVPQQFQGIINLAFEDATENDSHEFRATKTFKRSVLLSVDECEELGSDEGEAPAPRRPSAECLSPSDVFESDSHEHHGRTCYSRLSQASEGSILECSQDKSNSVYKNKSSPKGLSSTDSSRKDKQSASATEKKSTTNVLSKGGRQLPPEYKKVNSGSHVDNDFQPCSRLSESDVKSQERPCHLELHQREPNSDIPKNNSTKYLDSCRSQVLPQEGQVKESHSAATEKANVALSAGDIDDCDTLAQIYMYDHRPSKTLSPIYEMDVTEAFEQKMESETHITDVDFEDEQHFAKQDWTLLKQLLSEQDSNLNIINSVPEDLNLAQYLISQTLLLSRDSSKPQGKAYVDTLNRWSELTSPFDESSASATMASFSSEECSPRGEWTILELETQH; translated from the exons CCTGTTCCCAGAAGGTTGGCATCTGTACTAGAATGCCTGATTATTGCTCATTCAGTTGGAGTGGAAAGTCTTTTTGCTGACTGCATGAA GTGGATTGTAAAGCATTTTGCAAGATTTTGGTCTGAGAGAAGCTTTGCAAGTGTACCTCCTGAGATTCAGAAAAGTTGTCTTAATATGTTGATTCAGTCCTTA aatGATAAGAATGCTGCTTTTCTTCTGATGGAAAGCGACAGGCTGATCGGCAGTTTACCCAGAGTGAAGTGGACAGACGCAGCACTGGCTATGGCATCCCAGCTCCAGGAAGAGTGTATTGCGTTTATTACAGGAAACTTCCCCAAGATCATTCAGAGTGAAAATTTTGCTGTTCTCTTACAG TCACAAGCAATGAGTAGCACAGCTGATCtgttggaaaaaattttaaaagcaattgaAGGAAACATCACCACCGAGAATAGCTGCTCTCTTCTTATGGCTCTGGACACGTTACTGAGCTCTGACAGTACAAAGGAAATG GGTTTTACGTGCAAGATCCAGGCTCTGCGTGATAAGCTGTGgatcttcctggttcagtctttcTATGCTGTTCGTCACACAGAAAGCTGGAAGCTGATGAGCACAGATGATCAACAGAAAATCCAAGCAG ctGCATTTGACAAAGGTGATGATCGAAGACTTGGCAAAAAGCCTGTATTCAGCAGCTCTCAG CAAAGGAGACAAGTTTCTGACTCTGGCGTTGTAAAGAACAAACCCTGGAGAGGAAGTAACGAGAAGGGGTATCGCAGTTATCCCTCTACTGACCAGAAGATGAAATCTGACGGATTAGGAGCATCTGGACATTCATCAAGTACTCACAGAAATTCTATAAGCAAAACTTCAAAACATGatgatttaaaggaaaaagatggtaCAAAAATAGCACCTAAGAGCACAAAAGAATCAAAAACTGTGGGGAAAAGTGCTGCTGGAAAGCCCAAAGCTACAATAAGGCCCCAAACAGAAAATGGTGATAACGCAAAGTCAGCCAACATGTCACCCAGACAAGCTGTAGAAAGACCTGCAACAGCAGCAGCGAACGGACAGAAGAAACCAGTCAATGGAACAGGAGTGAGAAATCAGGAAGGGCCGATCACAGGTGCCAGGCCCAAGGCAGCTGCCGGAAACGCCAGCGTGCCAGCCAAAGCAAAGCCTCCGAAGAAAGCGACAGGCAAAGGTGCTCCAAGCCTCGGGCCTGCAGGACCCTCCGGCAGATCTGCAAATCCACGTGTGGAATTACCGACTTCCACGGACTGTCTGGATGAACCAAAAGCAAACGGATCAATAGAAGAGAAGCCTTCCGGCCACAGACTTCCCTTCTGCGAAGCTCCAGCACAGACAGCACAAAGCAGTGGAGAAGGTAGCACAACCTCCGCTGCAG CAGTAAAATCTCAACCTGTTTCAAAAGTTACCAATGGAACTTCCAATAGAAAGAGCGTTCACGAACAAGAAACCAATATAACTAACAG TGTGTTAAGGAAGGTCACCAGCAAAGGATGCAGTGACCCAGTGCCACAGGCACTTCTAAAGAAGAGAGGAAATGGCAGTGGGTGTGCTGCTGCTCAGACGAGGACAAAGAACACCCCGCCCAATCTTGCCAAAACTCAAG gcTCCCAAGGAGGATCACTACATTCAGTAAAATCTTCGGTCTCTTCAAGGCAATCTGATGAAAATGTGACAAAACTGGACCACAGTACAACTACAGATAAACAAACACCTAAGAGAAAAATTGTCAAGCAAGGACAAACAGCTGTGCctaaaatgaatgcaaaaatagTAGCAATGCCTAAAAACCCAAATCAATCTAAGAAAGGTGAAACTTCGAATAATAAAGATTCAAAACAGAAAACACTCCCTGGACAGGTTATATTGAAGACTCAGCCTTCTTctcaaaaacctttaaaaagtgaACCATCTGTTGTCCAAAGAAGTGTGCCTCGTGATGTCCGTGGCGACAACAGCACAGGCACTGTTCCAGAACAGAAGCCTCATGAACCTGCAATGAATCCCGCAGCCGACATCAGTGGCACAGAAGCGTTTCCATCATGCAGACCCGACCCACAAAAGCCACTAAACAAGCAAGAAAAACAGAAGTTGGTGTTAGAATGCCAAAATACTTCAAATCAGGATAAATCAATGAAACATGAACTGGAATCAAAACAGATTCCTTCAGATAAATGTGAAACAAATTTTTCTGGTCACAAAGAAACAGATCATTGCAACACAGCTAAAATGCAATGTCATTCTGATGAGAGTGATAATGTAGATCCAAAATTACACAGCACCACTGCCCTAAAATCCATGATTTCAAAACCAGATGAAAACTCTTTGAACTCTAATCCAGTTTATGACTTAGACTCAACAAATGTAGAGCAAATTCATTCAGTATCAGATAGGGAGAAGCAAGTAGGGAGAAAAGATACAGACAAAAAACTGAACATTAACTGTGGGGAAAGTATTTTACCTTGTGTTCCCGAAAAGACAAATGGTACCTTAAATTCTGATCAAGATGACAGAAAATCTAAAATTCATGCAGAAGAACAGACAACTCCTAGTCAGCTGTCTGATGACTCTGACATGACTGAAGGCAAACATGCTACTGTGGACTCAAATACTTCCTCCAGCTGTTTTTTGGAACAAATACCAGGGAAAAATTCTCcgaaagatatggaaacaacggGAACTCCAGAGAACCATGGAACTCCAGAAGCTCCATTCATGAGTCACTGGAATTTGAGTGCCAGTGTTCTGCATCAGAGGGAGAGTCCTGAATCTGACACTGGCAGCGCTACAACATCCTCTGATGACATAAAGCCCAGATCTGAAGACTATGATGCAGGAGGGTCTCAGGATGATGATGGGTCAAATGACAGAGGTATTTCTAAATGTGGCACTGTGCTGTGCCATGACTTCCTGGGAAGAAGTAGCAGTGACACCAGTACTcctgaagaattaaaaatatatgatagTAACTTAAGAAttgaagtgaaaatgaaaaagcaaagtaGTAATGATCTTTTCCAAGTTAATTCGACAAGCGAGGATGAGATTCCTAGGAAAAAGCCGGAAATTTGGTCTCGATCTACAGTAGTTCATCCTAGGGTAAGAGAAACCATTCCACGAGGCAGTGTCCAGTTTGTTCAGGAGGGAGATCAGGTTTCTTCCTCAGCAGATGAAACAGAAGACGAAAGGTCTGAAGCTGAAAATGTTGCAGAAACTTTCTCTACATCTAACCCAGTGCCTCAGCAGTTTCAGGGAATAATTAATTTAGCTTTTGAAGATGCAACTGAAAATGACAGTCACGAGTTTCGTGCAACTAAAACCTTTAAAAGGTCGGTTTTACTTTCCGTGGACGAATGTGAAGAACTGGGATCTGATGAAGGGGAGGCCCCCGCTCCCCGTCGGCCTTCTGCGGAGTGCCTGTCACCTTCCGATGTTTTTGAGAGCGATTCTCATGAACATCACGGAAGGACCTGCTATTCCAGGCTCTCACAAGCAAGTGAAGGTAGTATCTTAgaatgttcacaagataaaagcAATAGTGTATATAAGAACAAAAGCTCTCCCAAGGGTCTTAGTAGCACTGACTCTTCAAGAAAAGATAAGCAGAGTGCTTCAGCCACAGAGAAAAAGAGCACAACAAATGTCCTGTCCAAAGGAGGCAGACAGCTTCctccagaatataaaaaagtaaacagtGGTAGCCATGTGGATAATGACTTTCAGCCATGCAGCAGACTTTCAGAGAGTGACGTAAAATCTCAAGAAAGACCATGTCATCTGGAACTTCATCAAAGAGAACCCAATTCTGACATACCAAAGAACAACTCTACAAAATATCTGGACTCCTGTCGGAGTCAGGTTCTGCCTCAGGAAGGTCAAGTGAAAGAGAGCCATTCTGCAGCTACCGAAAAAGCTAATGTTGCTTTATCTGCAG GAGACATAGATGATTGTGACACACTGGCACAAATCTACATGTATGACCATCGGCCTTCAAAAACCCTGTCTCCAATATATGAGATGGATGTAACAGAAGCATTTGAGCAGAAAATGGAATCAGAAACACACATTACAGACGTGGATTTTGAAGATGAGCAACACTTTGCAAAGCAAGATTGGACACTATTAAAGCAACTGCTCTCTGAACAAGATTCAAActtaaatattataaattctgttccTGAAGACTTAAATTTAGCACAGTATCTAATCAGTCAGACACTACTTTTATCACGAGACAGCTCAAAACCTCAGGGTAAAGCGTATGTTGACACTTTGAACAGATGGAGCGAACTAACGTCTCCATTCGATGAGTCCTCAGCAAGCGCCACCATGGCGAGTTTTTCCTCTGAAGAGTGCTCCCCCCGAGGGGAATGGACAATTCTGGAACTGGAAACTCAGCACTAA